The genomic region TGCGGCGGCGACCGGTTATATTATCCAATTTTCGCGAGCTTGAGAATCCATGCGCCAAGGACGACTCCGGCTCCAAGGACCGTCAGCCAGCGCCGCCGCGAAAGAAAACCCTCGACATCCGCCAACGGCTTCTTGGCGGCCAGGCGAAAGGCCGTCACGGCAAAGACGGCAACGGACGCCGCCATGAGAAACGGCGCGAGTGGATGATGCGCCAGCGCACCCTCGATATCGCCGTGTCCAAACGCGACGCACGCCCGTG from bacterium harbors:
- a CDS encoding DUF2752 domain-containing protein gives rise to the protein GQAVPAPPEARAGTSRRLGPNAAFRITLLALIASGWAAIYVLPWEPIFRVRSCLFLRLTAHPCPFCGMTRACVAFGHGDIEGALAHHPLAPFLMAASVAVFAVTAFRLAAKKPLADVEGFLSRRRWLTVLGAGVVLGAWILKLAKIG